The window ccATATAAACATATGGTATAAACGCACTGGCTCACATTTCCCACGACTCCCAAGTCTTACCTACATTCATTTAGCTTTATAATTTCAAACTGCACACATTGTTAAAGAAAACCTTTTAAACAATGAATAGAACAGCACTTACCAgtttgaaagataaaaaacttgttaaacaCAACAGTTCAAATAGTAAAAATCTttaacctaaataaaataaaaccaaatattaatttacttttattacactCTGTCATTGAATAATGTGCTtacagacaaacaaacaaacacacacacacacacacgcaagcacgtacgcacgcacgcgcgcgcacacacacacacacacactcatatcCACTCATACACATACTATTATAACACTGTAaccacattaaaattaaaacaaaattacagtacACATAGACGAAAAAACAAGGTAATAACTGAAGGAGACATATATTGGTGTACTTAACGtacttgttattttttgttttttcctcaactcagagtttaaaaattgaattcttGTATTAATGACCATCTATACTTACGCACTGCACTCATGAAACCCCCAATACCCGCCAAATCCTACCATTTCAATATAATACATGTGATCATTTTGGTTTAATGTTGATTTACCGGAAAAGTATTTTCTTATCCTCTCAAAATTGTACAAACTGATACAAAATGAAAGACAGGATCCAGCTTTATTTAGGTTACATAAAGAACAGTTAAAGTTATTTTCTGATAGCCATGGTTTGTAATTTAGGTTAACTAGTTCTGCCTTAGCTATGGTAACCCACGAAATAGTTGGGATACCATATCCATCAGTAAAGACAATCCCGTCACCGAGGTTCAGATCCAAGGTCAAGTACTGAGAGTGGTTGAGCACAGAGTGCATCATCTACCCGCCACTGAGCGTCTATAACAGCTGGTTGTCTAGATAGCCCACGTTATCAGTCTTGAAACCCACTTCCACTCCTCACTCTTCACCCAACAATTTCCGTTGTTTACACCGgtagatgtttttaaaaactcttcACTGGGCTAAAATGTAGGCTAAAtgggtttgtttaaattttacaaatgtagCTAGACTTAATTTTTTGGgtgtatgttaaaaatttttcaaaatttgtttctaagTACAAAACATAgtaatgtaactttttttatgGATGTTTTCTGAACAGATTTTATTGCATCTGTAAAGACCTGTAGCAAATCATGGATCTAATAATAGAATTAAAGGATATAATCTTTGCACTCAGTGTGGGCTTTATTAGAAGGAATCAAATTTCAACAAATCGGATTGATTGCAAACTTAGCCATGGtcaatttttctcaaaaatgcAGTCTCCAAGATAGGGAACTTGTAAAAAGCATACCCGAGTACTTGAATGCAACGACGACTCTAATACGTTCCTTTTTGAGGGTCTAATTGTCGTTAGATTTAAATTTACCacaatttccaaaaaaacaaTATGTTAGATTTGGctaactttattttcaaattccaagCTGTTTAGTGAGctcaaaattccaaaatttatagTCTTTATGTTACAGAGgtcattaaatatgttaaaagtaattatacaatattgtaaacaGTAATACATGACTACCATACACATAATAAAATCAGCACTGACAAAAATAACTTGACATTCTATGAAGTGAAAACAGAATATATGGGGGGAAAATGTTTTAACTCTTTACCCAAAGAAATAAAAGATTACAACAGCAAAAAGTTTGATAGTgaagttaagaaatattttacaaataaagctCTATACTCAATTGGAGAATTATTCTCAAACAATTAGCAGAAAAAGGCTTAAAAAGCAACTAACTGGAAATATTACTTTTAGACTTTTATAGATATTGACGCTATTCATATACAGttgatgtttacatttaatgtagcTCAATGTATGCTTTGCAATAAAGTAAATTCTCTCTCTCAAACTTCGCAATAATGTTCTAGTCTGTTAATCATATGTTGTAGACCTGCAGTGGAAGGAGATAAGAGTACTATGTCACCAGCGTACATGAGTGTATTAACCCTTATACCCCAAAAGCTACATCCCCCTCCACCACTTCGAGCAAATCATTCCCAAACAGCAAAACAATTAAGGGGCTGAGAATACAGTCTTGCCTTAGGCCTATTTTAGTATCAAAACTCTCTGTTATACCTCCTTTATATCAGACACTCGCACCTGTGTCATCATAATGATCAGttagaacattttttttctataatttttttaatgttttgtgataAAATCTATGACATGTTCTGTTAAGAAAGTttccaaatatataattatatcgtAATTAGTAATCATTTCATTACATCTAACATCACTCACCTTATTTTTTAGACCACATacataaaaactaacatttttcattcttctGTTGTTCCACCGAATTCATCTGCACTAACGTTGACCTGCTGCTTCGTCCAGAGTATGGAATTGGTGTGACCTCCTCACTGTCCGCTGCCTGCGTTGGTCACACTTATTCCACCCTCCAGTATTGACTGCTGTCACCCCTGGCTCTCTGTTCCTCCTGTTGCTACTGGTGCGAGAGTTCCAGCTTGACGCTGCTTCTCTTGCAGCCTTCCCAGGAAATTGGAGAAGGCATAATCCAGCACCACCATTATCATGTCCCGCCATCAATCTTCCCTCTTCCCAGGTGAAACGCACTTTCTCGATGGTGAGGTGGTCAAAGGTATTCGGCACAGTTCACAGACTCTCTTGACCTCTGCCCGCACAGCAACTAACTTAGCctattttcctcaaatttcacGAGGAAAATCTCTGTGGACGACGAATCCGTGCTCTTCAGAGTTCTCACCTACAACACTATGTACTTGATATCCTCGTCTTCTGGTATATGAGCAATAATAGTGCTGCAGTCTCAGCCTAGCTGATGAGGCCTTTTCACCCACAACCAATCACCACTCCCAAACGTGTTCACACAAAACTTCCTGACAATATGTTTATAATCAGAATTCTGATGAAATTTTagtcctttaaaaattaaattatttcacctGGATCTTCACTTTAAGTCTACCAGCTTGTCCGTCATAACGTTACTCTCTCACTTTAAAATTATCACTACTCTGAGAAGGGCTTTGTTCTTCTCTTCCAAAACACTAACCTTATTTGATCAAATTACAAGGTCATCCTTAATAGCtgattttgataatttaagaGTCCAATAGCAGAGATAGCCCTTCCATTAACTGTTCTTGAGTTACATTACCTACACGACCAGTAACCAAGTCCGTTCCTTGCCGCTTGAGGTGATGGCTAGGGTTTGAGAAAAGAACTTGTAGATTTTCTTCCCAGTCATAGAGCACAGCATGCACAGCCACACAAAACACAAGCCTACCACGACCAAAGCCTCCGACCACGTTGTCTCCCCACACGCACAACTCACTGATAAAAGCAAAGATTGGTTGTTGTTCAGCACTAGTTGCTGTTGCGGTAAGCAACGGATAACAGTACATAACTCATTTGGGAAAGATAATTATACTTGGAGTcctgttaaataatataaatcatcaAATTTAGTGGACTGATATGAAAACTTATCTCGACTATGTAGCCAGTGCTACCAACCCACCATTAAGTAGTGTTCCCCACTAATGTTTTGGATGACTTCCTCAAACGGTCCTAGTATGGTTATCAGTTCAGAGCAAATTTCCCAAATTGTAATATCTTTGTTGATTAAGGCAACTGTTGTTTTCACAGCATCCTTTGAGTCTTCAATCGTTTGAATCATACATAGTATGTTAAGTTCCAACGAGTGCGTACTTCCTGAACCAATTTTTTAGTACTCCGTCCCAGGATTTTTGAACATCTTGCAGCTTTTAACTcggttaattaaattttgtagactTTTTAGTACATCTTGTAATAGCAATTGTAATTGTGTGAGCAAAACAATCAaagtgctttaattttaaatctttgacAATGTTACTTGCTTTATCTGACACTACCAGAGTAATTCACAGATAACGTGGAATGAGCTGGTGCATTGTCTTGGTGGAGaaatgatttgtccttccacatttcagggtgtttttctttattctttGATGTAGTTTAGAAGTACCTCAAGGTAgtaatattgattaattgttttaCGTTCAGGAATCAAGTGAAGATACACAATCCCATGGATAAAAAAACCAATCATCACTGCTTTatattttgacttgctcattcaaGCTTTTTTGGCTCTCCGTGAAGTTAGGctcttccaatgcatggattggcgctttGTTTCCGGACCATAAGTAATAAACCAGGTTTCATCACATGTTTTATTGTTTCCAAAAAATTAGGGTCATTTTCAATTGTGTACAAAGTgtcagtaaaaacatttttgcgTGCTTCTTGTTGTTCAAATGTTAGAATTTTAGTCACCATTGTAGCACACAATTTTTGCATGTTAAAATTGTTGTGTAAAATTTGCCATACACTCTCTTTATCAATACTTACAGTTTCATTAATCGTGCTAATACTTAATCGATagtcagaccgaatcaaattacTGACTTTTTCCACATTTTCAACAGTTTTTGGAGTTGAAGGGCAACCTAGCCGCAAATAAATTTTAACGTTCCTCTGCCATCTTTAAAACGCTTAAACTGTTCAAAAACACATGCTTGTGATACATTCAATACCATACACTACTTTCAGCAAATTATAAGTTTCAGTAGGAGTTTATCcaagtttaaagtgaaatttcacaataattcGTTGCTCTACTATTTCACTAACcgttttatgaaaaacaaaaaaccaacaataacagAACCGAGACTAGCTACATACTAAAGAGAAAAGTtcacactaaacagctgttgattatTGGTGGTTGACGCATGCCTCCTTGATCCGCAGCAGCATCAGTCTCGTTATTTAATACTCACACCTCGTACATAACCATCTTATTCTATCTTTCCATGTATTTTGAAAAGTCatgcaaataaaacaaagagCACATCCCAGAACTTcacaaaacatttcaatatgaacGTTTTCTAATCTTACATTCTCCACCTCACTAGACagttgtttataacaaaatactgAAACTTTATCCTTCCGATGTTCTTCCTTTCCATACACACTTATTATATGATAGCCTTTtaatgttgcagtcatcacaacAATCTTCTTCTACCAATTTTCTGTCAGAAACTGGTTTGCTTGAGTTTAGTAAttcagtttctaaattttatttgttctcttggacaaatatattttattgcactgACCTCTTTAATCCTATGAGTTATGATTGCCTGATCGTCAGCTACGAGCTGAGCACAGTGATTCAGGTGGTTCTGATAATGCAGACACAGATGGTACAGCGCACCAGGGTCCAGGCGTTCTAACACCTCAGGGTCACGAGCCGCTGGCAGAGTTAGCGTTCCACGCATAATGGGCAAAAACATCGGGATACTCTGCAATAATAGTTGGGTGGTATTAACACAAAAGTATTATTCATTTcaaatcaataataaagttgAAGACAAGCTTTTATTAGACAGAAGACAACATTTTTGGGGCTAAAActggatttatatttaaattgaactaagtgcattgaaactattttaagaaaattaaactcaGCATGCTTTCAATTGCTTATTTTCAGACATACCATAGATTTAAAAACACTTGTAATCatatattatgcttatttttattcaatcctCAGTACAGTATTGAGTTCTGGGGGTTCAACAGAtatagataacattttttaaattcagaagaCATTTTTAAGACTAATGACATTTTCACCTTGAAAGGCTTCTTGTAAGCCTATCTTTAATGgacataaaattttaactgtaccaagtctaataattttcaaaaccctATTAACAGTGCAGTCTAACTACGACaacctttttaataaaaccataaacaCAGTCATAATactatgtataaaactaattttcaatatcccaGACATCATCTGAAAATGGTGGAAAAGACACCAACCATCCTACATGGGGAAAACATTTTTCTGTTACCTTTAAGGTTTAAGGAATTAATGTATTCAGGTGCATTCCGAGATAATGTTAAGGagttcaagattcaagattcaaatattctttattaatacaagtatatatacaGAATTGCGTCACACTCTGTTGcttaaaactatgtatataacCAATTTGattcctatatttttattaaaatgacaaaCATGTTTCAAAAAGGTCTAAAATTAGGAGTtgttacttaaaaaacatattataatgtaagtgagtttttaaatgacatttttttaattttaggcactgtattactgtttgtttatgttgatttttacatttttacgtaGGTCTACAAGTATGGAGTGGCATATTGCTTTCCTATGATAAGTTAATTAATACCCTGTTCTATTGTGTGTTTTATTGCTGTTTTGTGTGTCTTATTGTATTGTGTGTTTGGTTGTTTGGAATTACTCAAACAAGATTAGTGTAGGTTATATCTGACAATGTCGTCTGTTTTATAGCTGTGCTATATTATTATGAAACGTTTGTgataataaagatttattattattattaagcaagTCAGAGACAGCCAGATTTACCACTTAGCGTTTTGAACGTTACCTGAAGACGCAGGATGTCCACATCCTTGTCAGCAGTCTCCTGGGTGGCAGCTGGCTTGACTACCACGATATTGTGGGCAGGGGAGGGGGGTGCGGGACGGGTGGCCGAGGGCTTGCGGAGACCGACCCTTCGGCCGGGAGAAGACAACAGACCACTGGCAGC of the Homalodisca vitripennis isolate AUS2020 chromosome X, UT_GWSS_2.1, whole genome shotgun sequence genome contains:
- the LOC124369953 gene encoding uncharacterized protein LOC124369953 isoform X2, whose translation is MGSEQSSQANPSQALRLGQLRRGKSVPESKRAEQESMDTSRPGSISPGPSVCSDSDLPYISYTVNRPIGDSPKLPAKQQGQLSRGKSLGAASGLLSSPGRRVGLRKPSATRPAPPSPAHNIVVVKPAATQETADKDVDILRLQSIPMFLPIMRGTLTLPAARDPEVLERLDPGALYHLCLHYQNHLNHCAQLVADDQAIITHRIKEARKHQLLINHGNEPIFR